TGTCGATGCACTATAACCAGCCCTGGTTTGAAAATGCATGAAAGTAGactattattcatttttgtaaagGAATTGCACtctataaatctataaataattCTCCATATTCGCAAGTAATGGGCTTATGCTGGTTTAATGAACAAGtgaagacttttattttgaaacttttGGGGGCGGAAATGAAAGACGTTTCGCTGACCTTATCAAGATGGCGGATTCCAGAAGTTGACAGCTTCCGGTGTCGGGCCCCCAGATCGCTGGTGACGACCTCGCATAAATGACGTACAACTTTTGAAATTCacaggcaaacaaaacaaaaacatccgACAAGGTGAAGTAACGACAGCTGCGAATGCGCGTTTCCCCTCGGCGCTGCATTGACGCGTGCATGTGTTCGCCGCGACACACGACGCACCGGCGTGTCTCGCATGTGAGCGTTTACTCTGCGGCTAATGGGCACGTCAACATCTGTTCGACGCTGGCTAGGTCGGTGTCCCTTCGAGTAATTAAATGAGAAACATGCGCGGAGCTTCGCCGTCGGCTCGTAGACTCTCCTTGCGCACAACGCCACGATAACGCGTGACGTGGAGGCAGTCACCTGCACAGTTACGCTAGCGACCTGGGTCCGCGGCGATCGTGCTGCGAGCTACGCGAACGTTAGCTGGTCTCTTGTCCTGAATTCGAGAAAGTGACGTGGACGAAACCAAAACTGAAGTTATGTGTCTATGAAAAACAACACCTCGCATTGTTAGATAATATTCCGATGCTGCTGTGTCCTGTCGTCTTGTCTGACCAGCTGTTGCTGTCATACCCAGTGTTTTGAATGCGGGTCGTCTTCCTCTACTAGCCTAGTGTGTCTTTGAGATTGTTTGTAAAACCAATCAGTTAATGAAACGATCCTATCAGTTCCAGTTCatatgatttctctctctctctctctctctcctcgacCTGAAGACAGGAGAGAGTGGCATGGCTGAGAGAAtggcagagatggaggaggaggaggacattgGGGACCCGCCAGCCAGGGAGGACGACAATGACTCGGACAGAGATGAGGACGACAGACTGTTTGCCTGGATGGTGAACGACGACATggacgaggacgaagaggaagaagacgaggaggtggaggaggtggaggacgagcAGCCCTTGGACACGGAGGCGTCCGAGTCCTTTGAGTTGGACACGCCGGCTGAGCGCAGCGGCCACATAGCAGTTGTTGACAGAAATGTCATGTATGTGTGGGGTGGATACAAAGTAAGTGTGCATGTCGTGAAATTCACTGTTCAATGCATTTTATGTTTCAATTATAGATTCCATATTTATCGAAATATGCTTTACCCCCCTCTCTCCCGTACAAGAATGCTCAAAACCACGGATTCTTTGACTTGTATCTACCGAGAAATGAAATCTGGACGTACAACATGGAGTCAGGTGTATGGTGAGAATATTTACCGTATCTTTTTTTACGAAAAACCTTCTCATCAGcccttaaagaaataaaaaatatacatatcaTTGCTGACAGGACGAAACACGTAGCCGGAGGTAACCTACACACATCCAGGTCAGGCAGCTTTGGGGTGTGTGTTGACGGAGTCCTCTACCTGTTTGGAGGTCATCATGCCcggggaaacacaaacagggtaCATGTGTTCCATGAAGGCAAATGTCCCGACATCTGTTATTTTCAACTTGATCTGCATCATGTTGTTTGCACATCAGACCTTGAAGAATTTCAGCCTGGTGTTTCTTCATAGATCTACCGCCTGCCCCTGAGAGCTCCCAGCCTTGTGTGGGAGGAAATGAGCGATCTTAAAGGACTCCCTCCGTCGCCCAAGGACAAGTTGGGCTGCTGGGTTCAAAAGAACAGGTGAGGGATGACTGCATTTTTACTTCCTGGCTTTTTTATGTGAAACATTTCTGGGAAAACAGCTATTCAAATTGCAATCTTACTGTCCCAGATATTACCCCATATTGCTTGGGAAAGTGGCAGCGTGCTACTCAgggatacattttattttattttttaagctcCCACTTTTCAGCAGTAATCTTCAAGGTCCCCTTTATTTACACGGCCAGTTATGACATTGGTGAGGGCAGGAATCTTTTGCCCGcaaactgttattttaaatgCCAATTTTCAAACCTCCACAAAAATTTGATCAGCAGGACAGCCTGCAGACACAACTGTAGAAATAAGATGAAAATCCTGATTGCTCATAGAAATCAAATGTTCTGACACGCTCAAAAACATGTTAGTGCAGCCATGTTTTCCTCTAGACTAACTTTCTTTCCCTGGGCAATTAGAACTCTGAACTTTATTCTCTATTATCTTTAGTCTCATATTTCTCggttgtgatttttaattttgtagtaatgtttttctcttgtacATTGACAATAAAGGCTTTATAGTCCTAGCGGTTAATACACAAGAATACATTCAAGACAATAACAGATTGATTTCTTCAGACGGATATTTTACATGGTTTCGTTTGTTGCTTTCACAGACTTATATTCTTTGGGGGCTATGGCTACGCTGCACAGGGACCTCACAGAGGGACATTTGAATATGATGAATCGTCTTCCCTTGTGGTTGGAGTCAAAGATActtttcacaaaataaacaacgAATAAACATGTTTCATGGTTTAATTGGTGTATACAGTATTTTGAAATTAGTTTAAAGTTGTTGCATGATTATAACttgaaatgtaaatgcattCCGTTGTCTGGTGCAGTGGGACAGCCCCGGGCGAGGTTGGAACAATCACATTCATATCTTGGACCTGGAGACGTCGACATGGAGTCAGCCCATAACCTCGGTAAACGCATTGCACTCATGCCGGCTTCACCGCAActttaaacaaatacacacactaaGCCAAACTGCATCCACTGTTTAAATCCTTTGCTCAGGGCATCATCAAGCCATATTCCGGGTGTAtataactgtactgtactggagTAATGTATCTGACATGAgccgtttttctttctctctgttggtTTGGCCTGGTGTAGGGGAACACGCCATCGCCCAGAGCAGCTCATGCCTGTGCCACAGTTGGTAACAGAGGCTATGTGTTTGGGGGACGATACAAGGTAAGTGTCTCTTTCTGGTGAATTTCTGTGATAAACATGGTTTTGTCCGGTTGTTCAGGTGTTAAGGTTCCAACTGCAGTGTATCCTGACAAATTTTCCTTTGTTCAACAGAGCTACCGACTGAATGACCTGTACTACATTGACCTGGACACATGGGAGTGGCATGAGATGTAAGTGTTGTTCCTTGTTGAAGTGAACTAAAAGGTCGTGGTGGTGTTTCTAGTCCGCTCAGCTAATTTTTTGAGTCTGAGACTTAATGTAAACgtgtagatgatgatgatacagatTTCATAACAGGCTAATGAGAGCCCCACAAAACACATAATGCATTTAAGGGGTTTGTCCTAATGTGATAAACTTGACTAATAACATGAGacgaaaattaaaaaagttaatttagtATGTATCTGCAGGGGTTATAATCCACTGCCACAAATtaatctttttccccccacttctCATATCAAAGTAATTCCTCTACCCTCTCAGTATAATCCCTCAATAGTTCCTTTCTTGCTCAAATACTCCCATTTGACTATCCCTGCCTTCCCGTAGGAGCGTTCCCCAGCAGTGTCCCGTGGGCCGGTCTTGGCACTCCTTCACCCCTGTGTCGTCAGACCACATCTTTCTATTTGGAGGGTTCACTACCGAAAGAGAGACACTGAGTGAGTCTGACACTGGACTTTATGAGTCGGTAAATATGAATAATGGCCACCTCAAAACGGTTACTGATctctcatgtttgtttttttgtttttttaggtgaTGCTTGGCTGTACTGTGTGAGCAAGAATGAATGGAAGCCTTTTAAACACGGTCACACGCAAAGCCCCAGGTGATTTTCCCCTCTCACTGTGATCATGtggttttagaaaatgaaatgtacaaaCGAACGTACTGAATGTAccttgtgcatgtgtatttcaGGCTGTGGCACACGGCATGCTCTGGTCCTGACGGGGAGGTGTTTGTGTTCGGAGGTTGTGCCAACAACCTGTTGTCTCATCACAGAGCTGTAAGCTGTACATTTTATCTTCATaagacatcatttatttatattctctCCTACtaatatgactttttttttaaccacttgACAGGCTCACAGCAACGAGTTATTGGTCTTCAATGTTCAACCCAAATCACTAGTTGGGTGAGTTTATGGAGGAGTGAAAACAATACTCTACAATGTACACATTTAATACCTGAAAGTGACTCATATGTACATGTCCCCGCTCTGCAGGTTCTGTATGGAGGCCATTCTGCAGCACAGCGAGCGTTTATCTAGTTACTGGGACTGTCTACCTAAACCTATCCTGCTCAGCCTCAAACAGAAAATGGCACGTGTCAACACACTGGGCTCCTAAGCGAAGAGGAGGCCAACAGTCCAGTCCAGAGAATAACaggaggatgtgtgtgtatgtatggaaGAGATGGCTGCTTCTCTCAGAGCAGGTAGTCTTACCAGAACATTAGTTAAGTGTGCTTGGACACACGCatacatggggggaaaaaaatcaagcaatAGTGAGCAGCTGTGGACTGGCACACTAAGGTTCACCGGTGATCCTCAAAGCTGTTTGTCAACCTCCCCTGTTATTATGCTGTAACTCCTGCGAAGCCACTAGAATCTTCAGTGGAGCAACAGTGGTGCTGACTGTTCAGCCTATTAGCTCGACATAAACCgaaacagaatttttttcagaaagatTTTTCACtcctttttaaaagatgaatgtgGTTGATTTTCTGCCCATAGTGTGTCATAAATGTACATCTACTACTGTGTTGGGTAAGAAAAATTAACAAAGGTAACTTATTTTGTTAGCAACTACAGCTAACCACTGCTATGACTGGGCTTCAAGGGGGTTGGGTTTGTTGAATATTAGGAAAAAtccttattttgtctttgattttaaaatatgaggTGTTTTGTATCAGCTCGTCTTGTAGTAGATAGCCATTTATCTTACAATATGGCCACCGAACTTTAAAAGTTTTCATTAAGACCACTGAATTAAGccctttaaagctacagtgtgtaatttttgcacCGCTAATTCCGTGCag
The Scophthalmus maximus strain ysfricsl-2021 chromosome 15, ASM2237912v1, whole genome shotgun sequence DNA segment above includes these coding regions:
- the klhdc2 gene encoding kelch domain-containing protein 2 — protein: MAERMAEMEEEEDIGDPPAREDDNDSDRDEDDRLFAWMVNDDMDEDEEEEDEEVEEVEDEQPLDTEASESFELDTPAERSGHIAVVDRNVMYVWGGYKNAQNHGFFDLYLPRNEIWTYNMESGVWTKHVAGGNLHTSRSGSFGVCVDGVLYLFGGHHARGNTNRIYRLPLRAPSLVWEEMSDLKGLPPSPKDKLGCWVQKNRLIFFGGYGYAAQGPHRGTFEYDESSSLVWDSPGRGWNNHIHILDLETSTWSQPITSGNTPSPRAAHACATVGNRGYVFGGRYKSYRLNDLYYIDLDTWEWHEMSVPQQCPVGRSWHSFTPVSSDHIFLFGGFTTERETLSDAWLYCVSKNEWKPFKHGHTQSPRLWHTACSGPDGEVFVFGGCANNLLSHHRAAHSNELLVFNVQPKSLVGFCMEAILQHSERLSSYWDCLPKPILLSLKQKMARVNTLGS